The following are encoded in a window of Arthrobacter antioxidans genomic DNA:
- a CDS encoding hemolysin family protein, translating into MEWIYLAAGLLLVLGTGFFVAVEFALVALDQTYVQRAVDEGDTKAAPLLRCLKSLSTQLSSCQLGITLTTLLTGYVMEPSVGKLLETPLTALGLSEAVVASASLILAMVLATLLSMLIGELVPKNLSIALPFRVGRALARPQLMFTAVFKPAILVLNGFSNRVLNIFGLEAKEEISGARTPSELSSLVRRSAEMGTLDQGTANFLARTFSFSERTAADVMTPRIRMEVIDSDQSVADVVEAARRTGYSRFPLIGDSADDIRGVVHVKKAVAVPRHKRADLPAGTIMTDVLRVPETVHLDSLLSELREANLQLAVVLDEYGGTAGVATLEDLVEEIVGEVADEHDKLKLGVLQSAAGDWFFPGLMRPDEVTLQIPGLVVPDEAGYETVAGFIMAELGRVAAPGDAVEVPAGTLTVERMDGRRIDRLQFRPAPTPEHDDASAVVPEHQPVPQGSSGAGETTGPVFAGSTAYRKDHR; encoded by the coding sequence GTGGAATGGATCTACCTGGCTGCCGGCCTGCTCCTCGTGCTGGGCACGGGCTTCTTCGTGGCCGTCGAGTTCGCCCTCGTGGCCCTCGACCAGACGTACGTCCAGCGGGCGGTGGACGAGGGGGACACGAAGGCCGCGCCCCTGCTGCGTTGCCTGAAGTCCCTCTCGACCCAGCTCTCCAGCTGCCAGCTGGGCATCACGCTCACCACGCTGCTGACCGGCTACGTCATGGAGCCCTCCGTGGGCAAGCTCCTCGAGACGCCGCTCACCGCGCTCGGCCTCTCGGAGGCCGTGGTCGCCTCCGCCTCGCTCATCCTCGCCATGGTCCTCGCGACCCTGCTGTCGATGCTCATCGGCGAACTGGTCCCCAAGAACCTCTCCATCGCGCTCCCCTTCAGGGTGGGCCGGGCCCTGGCCCGCCCCCAGCTGATGTTCACGGCCGTCTTCAAGCCGGCCATCCTCGTCCTGAACGGGTTCTCCAACCGCGTCCTCAACATCTTCGGCCTCGAGGCGAAGGAGGAGATCTCCGGCGCGCGGACGCCGTCGGAGCTCTCCTCGCTGGTGCGTCGTTCCGCCGAGATGGGAACGCTCGACCAGGGCACGGCCAACTTCCTGGCGCGTACCTTCAGCTTCTCCGAGCGGACGGCGGCCGATGTCATGACCCCGCGCATCCGGATGGAGGTCATCGACTCGGACCAGTCCGTGGCCGACGTCGTCGAGGCCGCGCGCCGCACCGGCTATTCGCGGTTCCCGCTGATCGGCGACTCCGCGGACGACATCCGGGGCGTGGTCCACGTCAAGAAGGCCGTCGCGGTCCCGCGCCACAAGCGCGCGGACCTGCCCGCCGGCACCATCATGACCGACGTCCTCCGCGTCCCCGAGACGGTGCACCTCGACTCCCTCCTCAGTGAACTGCGTGAGGCGAACCTCCAGCTGGCCGTGGTGCTCGACGAATACGGGGGCACCGCCGGTGTCGCCACGCTCGAGGACCTGGTCGAGGAGATCGTCGGCGAGGTCGCGGACGAGCACGACAAGCTGAAACTGGGTGTGCTGCAGAGCGCCGCGGGGGACTGGTTCTTCCCCGGCCTCATGCGCCCCGACGAGGTCACCCTGCAGATCCCCGGCCTCGTGGTGCCGGACGAGGCCGGCTACGAGACGGTCGCCGGGTTCATCATGGCCGAGCTCGGGCGGGTCGCGGCGCCCGGGGACGCGGTCGAGGTCCCCGCGGGCACGCTGACCGTGGAGCGCATGGACGGACGGCGCATCGACCGCCTCCAGTTCCGTCCGGCGCCCACCCCCGAACACGACGACGCAAGCGCCGTGGTGCCCGAGCACCAGCCGGTACCCCAGGGCTCCTCGGGTGCCGGGGAGACCACCGGGCCCGTCTTCGCCGGCAGCACGGCCTACCGGAAGGACCACCGATGA
- a CDS encoding hemolysin family protein, whose protein sequence is MSDWAGIVWLVVLLAGNAFFVGAEFAIMSARRSQIEPLAETGSKRAKTTIWAMEHVSLMLACAQLGITVCSLLILQVAEPAIHHLLVVPLEAVGIPEGLAGGLAFAIALLLVTFLHVTFGEMVPKNISVSVADKAALLLAPPLVMIARVVNPVISSLNWAANHILRALRVEPKDEVSSTYTLEEVQSIVEESTKSGLVDDESGLITGALEFSGQTAETTMVPLSGLVTVRTDATPEDFERAVGRTGFSRFVMVDEHDNLTGYMHLKDIMSMPQAMYRRPITENKVRTLANLSLHDEIEDALTVMQRTGSHLARVLGPDGSTRGVLFLEDVIEQLIGEIRDATQNQGARRSGEGIGGPDAPVA, encoded by the coding sequence ATGAGCGACTGGGCAGGAATCGTCTGGCTCGTCGTCCTGCTGGCCGGCAACGCCTTCTTCGTCGGCGCGGAATTCGCCATCATGTCGGCGCGCCGCAGCCAGATCGAGCCCCTGGCGGAAACGGGGTCGAAGCGTGCGAAGACCACGATCTGGGCCATGGAGCACGTCTCCCTCATGCTCGCGTGCGCGCAGCTGGGCATCACGGTCTGCTCGCTGCTGATCCTGCAGGTCGCGGAGCCCGCGATCCACCACCTGCTCGTGGTGCCGCTGGAAGCCGTCGGCATCCCCGAGGGCCTCGCCGGCGGCCTGGCCTTCGCGATCGCCCTGCTCCTGGTCACCTTCCTGCACGTGACCTTCGGCGAGATGGTGCCGAAGAACATCTCGGTCTCCGTCGCGGACAAGGCCGCGCTCCTCCTGGCCCCGCCGCTGGTGATGATCGCCCGGGTCGTCAACCCGGTGATCTCGTCCCTCAACTGGGCGGCGAACCACATCCTCCGCGCCCTCAGGGTGGAGCCGAAGGACGAGGTGTCCTCGACCTACACGCTGGAGGAGGTGCAGTCGATCGTCGAGGAGTCGACGAAGAGCGGGCTCGTCGACGACGAGTCCGGGCTCATCACCGGTGCCCTGGAATTCTCCGGGCAGACGGCAGAGACCACGATGGTGCCGCTCAGTGGGCTCGTCACCGTCCGGACGGATGCCACGCCGGAGGACTTCGAGCGCGCTGTCGGCCGGACCGGGTTCTCCCGGTTCGTCATGGTGGACGAGCACGACAACCTCACCGGCTACATGCACCTGAAGGACATCATGTCGATGCCGCAGGCCATGTACCGCCGGCCCATCACGGAGAACAAGGTCCGTACGCTGGCCAACCTGTCCCTGCACGACGAGATCGAGGACGCCCTGACGGTGATGCAGCGGACGGGCTCGCACCTGGCGCGCGTCCTGGGACCCGACGGCTCCACGCGCGGTGTCCTCTTCCTCGAGGACGTGATCGAACAGCTCATCGGCGAGATCCGCGACGCCACCCAGAACCAGGGTGCGCGCAGGTCGGGGGAGGGTATCGGCGGTCCCGACGCACCGGTCGCCTGA